In one Streptomyces sp. NBC_01288 genomic region, the following are encoded:
- a CDS encoding ABC transporter permease → MFGIYLKRELIRRKKAALVIAMGLALGIALVITVNSVSAGMNQAQDKVLKSLYGLGTDMTVTKAQSAPKAGSSQGPSFKFGATSSSGSSQSSDRVNTQGGQALASSLVTKVGSQKGVSSAVGALTLNVTKVDGSFTQGKAKSSTTSGSSGSSQQGGPGGGGGTSSTGAPQVQGGGANFNVNSYSVAGIDVTNQTLGPLSTSKITTGKTFTTAQTDAKVAVVSKSYAKTKKYKVGSTFKISSTKFTVIGIATPNSSESTIDVYVPLKQAQTLGDSKNKVTTIYVKATDSKQISSVKTTIQKNISGTTVTTSADLASTVSGSLSTASNLATSVGKWLSIAVLIAAFLVAALLTSSAVSRRVREFGTLKALGWPSRKVTRQVVGESMVNGLIGGGLGIALGLLAAYTVTAISPKLTAQLGSTSTGGGGMGGGPGGGGQGGPGQQAASNTLEIALNAPVSLTTIALAVGLAVTGGLIAGAMGGWRASRMRPADALRSVS, encoded by the coding sequence ATGTTTGGCATCTATCTCAAGCGCGAGCTGATCCGGCGCAAGAAAGCGGCCCTGGTCATCGCCATGGGTCTGGCGCTCGGTATCGCGCTGGTCATCACCGTCAACTCGGTGTCGGCCGGCATGAATCAGGCTCAGGACAAGGTCCTCAAGTCTCTTTACGGTCTCGGAACTGACATGACCGTGACCAAAGCGCAATCGGCCCCCAAGGCCGGCAGCTCGCAGGGTCCCAGCTTCAAGTTCGGCGCCACCTCCTCCAGCGGCAGCTCGCAGAGCTCGGACCGGGTGAACACGCAGGGTGGTCAGGCCCTCGCGTCCTCACTGGTCACGAAGGTCGGCTCGCAGAAGGGCGTGTCCAGCGCGGTCGGCGCGCTCACCCTGAACGTCACCAAGGTCGACGGCTCCTTCACCCAGGGCAAGGCCAAGTCCTCCACCACGTCCGGCTCTTCGGGCTCCTCGCAGCAGGGCGGCCCCGGCGGCGGTGGCGGAACCAGCAGCACCGGTGCACCCCAGGTGCAGGGCGGCGGCGCCAACTTCAACGTGAACTCGTACTCGGTCGCGGGCATCGACGTCACCAACCAGACGCTGGGCCCGCTGTCCACGTCGAAGATCACCACCGGCAAGACGTTCACGACCGCACAGACCGACGCGAAGGTCGCGGTCGTCAGCAAGTCGTACGCCAAGACGAAGAAGTACAAGGTCGGTTCGACCTTCAAGATCTCCAGCACCAAGTTCACGGTCATCGGCATCGCGACGCCCAACAGCAGCGAGTCCACGATCGACGTGTACGTGCCGCTGAAGCAGGCGCAGACGCTGGGCGACTCGAAGAACAAGGTCACCACGATCTACGTCAAGGCGACCGACTCCAAGCAGATCTCGTCGGTCAAGACCACCATCCAGAAGAACATCTCGGGTACGACGGTCACCACCTCCGCGGACCTCGCGTCCACGGTCTCCGGTTCGCTGTCCACCGCCTCCAACCTCGCGACCAGCGTGGGCAAGTGGCTGTCCATCGCGGTCCTCATCGCCGCGTTCCTCGTCGCCGCGCTGCTCACCTCCTCGGCGGTCTCCCGCCGGGTGCGTGAGTTCGGCACGCTGAAGGCGCTCGGCTGGCCGAGCCGCAAGGTGACCCGGCAGGTCGTCGGCGAGTCCATGGTCAACGGTCTGATCGGCGGCGGTCTCGGTATCGCGCTGGGCCTCCTGGCGGCCTACACGGTCACCGCGATCAGCCCCAAGCTGACCGCGCAGCTCGGCTCCACCTCCACCGGTGGTGGCGGTATGGGCGGCGGCCCCGGCGGTGGCGGCCAGGGCGGACCCGGCCAGCAGGCCGCCTCCAACACCCTGGAGATCGCCCTGAACGCGCCGGTCTCGCTGACCACGATCGCCCTCGCGGTGGGCCTGGCCGTCACCGGTGGCCTGATCGCCGGCGCGATGGGCGGCTGGCGTGCGTCCCGGATGCGTCCGGCGGACGCGCTGCGCAGCGTGTCGTAG
- a CDS encoding D-alanyl-D-alanine carboxypeptidase family protein, with product MRDSSRLTRRAALGLTAAALPLAAATPASAATAIGGERLARDGIQVGDASTLPKKLTARSWLIADHKTGEVLASYRAHQRLAPASTLKMLFADTVLGKFERTRTYRVTDADLADVPSGSSLVGVKPGILYSVHQLWQGVFLRSGNDAVHVLAHMNGGIAATVAEMQAKAKDLQALDTHVVSPDGFDHPGQVSSAYDLTLFARHGLHDDDFSSYCSTRVANFPAGGKKTFQIQNTDRLLSGAYGLRPYPGIIGVKNGYTSHAGNTFTGAATRGGRTLLVTVMHPANGGNEVYKETAALLDWGFGKGSSATAVGALVEPLSEGGATASPTPGGKGAKGAPGATGAAASSSAGASPWPLLGGAAGAVAVLTGGAFALRRRRAAVASAKSQELDGS from the coding sequence ATGCGCGATTCTTCTCGGCTCACCCGGCGTGCCGCTCTCGGCCTGACCGCCGCCGCTCTTCCCCTGGCGGCGGCGACCCCCGCGTCCGCGGCGACCGCGATAGGCGGTGAGCGCCTGGCCCGGGACGGGATCCAGGTGGGCGATGCCTCCACCCTGCCCAAGAAACTCACCGCCCGCTCCTGGCTGATCGCCGACCACAAGACCGGCGAGGTGCTCGCCTCGTACCGCGCGCACCAGCGGCTCGCGCCCGCCTCCACGCTGAAGATGCTGTTCGCCGACACCGTGCTGGGGAAGTTCGAGCGGACCCGCACCTACCGGGTGACCGACGCCGACCTCGCCGACGTCCCCTCCGGCTCCAGCCTCGTCGGCGTGAAGCCCGGAATCCTGTACAGCGTCCACCAGTTGTGGCAGGGCGTCTTCCTGCGCTCCGGCAACGACGCCGTGCACGTGCTGGCCCACATGAACGGCGGGATCGCCGCGACGGTCGCCGAGATGCAGGCCAAGGCGAAGGACCTCCAGGCCCTGGACACCCACGTGGTGAGCCCGGACGGCTTCGACCACCCAGGGCAGGTCTCGTCGGCGTACGACCTCACGCTCTTCGCCCGGCACGGGCTGCACGACGACGACTTCAGCTCCTACTGCTCGACGCGGGTCGCGAACTTCCCGGCCGGCGGCAAGAAGACCTTCCAGATCCAGAACACCGACCGCCTGCTCAGCGGTGCCTACGGCCTGCGCCCGTACCCGGGCATCATCGGCGTGAAGAACGGCTACACCAGCCACGCGGGCAACACCTTCACCGGCGCCGCCACCCGCGGCGGCCGCACCCTCCTGGTCACCGTGATGCACCCAGCGAACGGCGGCAACGAGGTCTACAAGGAGACCGCCGCGCTCCTCGACTGGGGCTTCGGCAAAGGGAGTTCGGCCACGGCCGTGGGCGCGCTGGTCGAGCCGCTGAGCGAGGGCGGGGCGACCGCGAGTCCGACACCAGGGGGGAAGGGCGCCAAGGGGGCGCCCGGCGCCACCGGAGCCGCCGCGTCCTCGTCGGCCGGTGCCTCGCCCTGGCCCCTGCTGGGCGGCGCTGCGGGTGCGGTCGCGGTGCTCACGGGCGGCGCGTTCGCGCTGCGCAGGCGACGGGCGGCCGTAGCGTCGGCCAAGTCCCAGGAGCTCGACGGGAGTTGA
- a CDS encoding SDR family oxidoreductase yields the protein MNAEESSRIAVVTGAGSGIGRAVAVELLRGGWSVALAGRRTGPLEETAALVPEGASIAVATDVARPEDVDGLFDAAVERFGRVDLLFNNAGTFGPGGVAVEDLPYDAWRHVVDTNLNGAFLCAQAAYRRMKEQVPQGGRIINNGSISAHTPRPHSVAYTATKHALTGLTKSLSLDGRAYSIAVGQIDIGNAATDMTARMETGALQANGVVTPEPVMDVADVARTVRHMAELPLGANVQFATVLATAMPYVGRG from the coding sequence ATGAACGCTGAGGAATCGTCGAGGATCGCCGTGGTGACCGGCGCGGGCTCCGGGATCGGGCGCGCGGTCGCCGTGGAACTGCTGCGCGGGGGCTGGTCGGTGGCGCTGGCCGGCCGCCGCACCGGGCCGCTGGAGGAGACGGCGGCGCTGGTGCCCGAGGGCGCCTCCATCGCCGTAGCGACGGATGTGGCGCGGCCGGAGGACGTGGACGGGCTGTTCGACGCCGCTGTGGAGCGGTTCGGGCGGGTGGATCTGCTGTTCAACAACGCGGGGACCTTCGGGCCCGGTGGGGTGGCGGTGGAGGACTTGCCGTACGACGCGTGGCGGCATGTGGTGGACACCAACCTCAACGGGGCCTTCCTGTGTGCGCAGGCGGCGTACCGGCGGATGAAGGAGCAGGTGCCGCAGGGCGGGCGGATCATCAACAACGGGTCGATCTCCGCTCATACGCCTCGGCCGCACTCCGTGGCCTACACGGCCACCAAGCACGCGTTGACGGGGCTGACGAAGTCGCTGTCGCTGGACGGGCGGGCGTACTCGATCGCGGTGGGGCAGATCGACATCGGGAACGCGGCGACCGACATGACGGCGCGGATGGAGACCGGGGCGTTGCAGGCCAACGGGGTGGTAACCCCGGAACCGGTGATGGATGTCGCGGATGTGGCGCGGACCGTGCGGCACATGGCGGAGCTGCCGTTGGGGGCGAATGTGCAGTTCGCGACGGTGCTGGCGACCGCGATGCCGTACGTGGGGCGCGGCTAA
- a CDS encoding Gfo/Idh/MocA family protein translates to MTEQRVRWGVLATGGIAAAFTAALVDLPDAEVVAVASRTESSAKAFAERFGIERAYGDWDALAHDADVDVVYVATPHSAHRTAAGLCLEAGRNVLVEKAFTLNSREATELVALAGERGSFLMEAMWMYCNPLVRRLKALVDDGAIGEVRTVQADFGLAGHLLPEARNGILPPSHRLRDPAQGGGALLDLGVYPVSFAHLLLGEPADIKASAVLSPEGADLQTAALFSWDSGALAALHCSIVGGTGTSASVTGSLGRIDIPDGFFHPERFVLHRDGRDPEEFVLDPADGPRNTLRHEASEVMRAVRAGETESPLVPLEGTLAVMRTLDAVRERIGVRYPQEG, encoded by the coding sequence ATGACGGAACAGAGGGTGCGCTGGGGAGTCCTGGCGACCGGCGGGATCGCCGCCGCGTTCACCGCGGCGCTGGTGGATCTGCCGGACGCCGAGGTGGTCGCGGTGGCCTCGCGGACGGAGTCCTCGGCGAAGGCCTTCGCGGAACGGTTCGGGATCGAGCGGGCCTACGGCGACTGGGACGCGCTGGCGCACGACGCGGACGTCGATGTCGTCTACGTCGCCACCCCGCACTCGGCGCACCGCACGGCGGCCGGTCTCTGTCTGGAGGCCGGGCGGAACGTGCTCGTCGAGAAGGCCTTCACCCTCAACTCCCGCGAGGCGACGGAACTTGTCGCGTTGGCGGGCGAGCGCGGCAGCTTCCTGATGGAGGCCATGTGGATGTACTGCAATCCGCTCGTACGGCGGCTGAAGGCTCTCGTCGACGACGGCGCTATCGGTGAAGTCCGCACCGTCCAGGCCGACTTCGGGCTCGCCGGGCACCTCTTGCCGGAGGCGAGGAATGGGATACTGCCGCCCTCACACCGGTTGCGCGACCCGGCACAGGGCGGGGGCGCGCTGCTGGACCTCGGGGTGTACCCGGTGTCGTTCGCGCATCTGCTGCTCGGTGAGCCCGCGGACATCAAGGCGTCGGCCGTGCTCTCGCCCGAGGGCGCCGACCTCCAGACGGCGGCGCTCTTCTCCTGGGACAGCGGCGCGCTGGCCGCGCTGCACTGCTCGATCGTCGGCGGTACGGGGACCTCGGCGTCGGTGACCGGGTCCCTGGGGCGGATCGACATCCCGGACGGCTTCTTCCACCCGGAGCGGTTCGTGCTGCACCGGGACGGGCGTGACCCCGAGGAGTTCGTGCTCGACCCGGCGGACGGGCCGCGCAACACGTTGCGGCACGAGGCGTCCGAGGTGATGCGGGCGGTGCGGGCCGGCGAGACCGAGTCGCCGCTGGTGCCGTTGGAGGGCACGCTCGCGGTGATGCGGACGCTGGACGCGGTGCGGGAGCGGATCGGGGTGCGGTACCCGCAGGAGGGGTGA
- a CDS encoding multidrug effflux MFS transporter, producing MPEQRAKAPASAVPQSAVPSLKASRRTGLLVILVLGGLTATPPLSMDMYLPALPAVTRSLHAPAATVQLTLTACLAGMALGQLVVGPMSDKWGRRRPLLTGLAVYIVATALCAFAPNVESLVAFRLLQGLAGAAGIVIARAVVRDLYDGVAMARFFSTLMLVSGVAPIVAPLVGGQILRVTDWRGVFVILTFVGTALAVLVWTRLPETLAPADRHAGGTAEALRGMRALLADLPFTGYMLTGGFSFAALFAYISASPFVVQEIYGASPQTFSLLFGVNSVGLVAVGQINGKLLVGRVSMDKVLGTGLAVVVLAATALLLMATGAFGGVGLVPVAAGLFVLMSAMGVTLPNAQTLALMRTRHSAGSASALLGTSSFLIGAVASPLVGIAGEHTAVPMAVVQLVAALVAVACFVGMCRPWNTRTIAEGVGS from the coding sequence ATGCCCGAGCAGAGAGCGAAGGCACCGGCGTCGGCTGTGCCCCAGTCCGCCGTACCGTCGCTCAAGGCGTCCCGCCGGACCGGCCTCCTCGTCATCCTCGTCCTCGGCGGCCTCACGGCGACCCCGCCGCTGTCGATGGACATGTACCTCCCCGCCCTCCCGGCGGTCACCCGCTCCCTGCACGCCCCCGCCGCGACCGTCCAACTCACGCTCACCGCCTGTCTGGCGGGCATGGCGCTGGGCCAGTTGGTGGTGGGCCCGATGAGCGACAAGTGGGGCCGCAGACGCCCGCTCCTGACCGGCCTCGCCGTCTACATCGTGGCGACCGCCCTGTGCGCGTTCGCGCCGAACGTCGAGTCCCTGGTCGCCTTCCGCCTGCTCCAGGGCCTCGCGGGCGCGGCCGGAATAGTGATCGCGAGGGCGGTGGTACGCGACCTGTACGACGGCGTGGCGATGGCCCGCTTCTTCTCCACCCTGATGCTGGTCTCCGGGGTGGCCCCGATCGTGGCGCCGCTGGTGGGCGGCCAGATCCTGCGGGTCACGGACTGGCGGGGCGTCTTCGTGATCCTGACCTTCGTCGGCACGGCACTCGCCGTCCTCGTCTGGACCCGCCTCCCCGAGACCCTGGCCCCGGCGGACCGCCACGCGGGCGGCACGGCGGAGGCCCTGCGCGGCATGCGCGCCCTCCTGGCGGACCTCCCCTTCACGGGCTACATGCTGACGGGCGGCTTCTCCTTCGCCGCGCTGTTCGCGTACATCTCGGCATCGCCTTTCGTCGTCCAGGAGATCTACGGCGCCTCCCCGCAGACCTTCAGCCTCCTCTTCGGCGTCAACTCGGTCGGCTTGGTGGCGGTGGGGCAGATCAACGGCAAGCTGCTGGTGGGCAGGGTCTCCATGGACAAGGTCCTGGGCACGGGCCTGGCGGTGGTGGTGCTGGCGGCGACGGCGTTGCTGCTGATGGCGACGGGTGCGTTCGGAGGGGTGGGCCTGGTCCCGGTGGCGGCCGGGCTCTTCGTCCTGATGTCGGCGATGGGCGTGACGCTTCCCAACGCCCAGACCCTGGCGTTGATGCGCACCCGCCACTCCGCAGGCTCGGCCTCCGCCCTGCTGGGCACGTCGTCCTTCTTGATAGGCGCGGTGGCGTCCCCGCTGGTCGGCATCGCGGGCGAGCACACGGCGGTCCCGATGGCGGTTGTCCAACTGGTGGCCGCACTGGTGGCGGTGGCCTGCTTCGTGGGAATGTGCCGTCCTTGGAACACACGTACGATCGCGGAGGGAGTGGGGAGCTGA
- a CDS encoding serine hydrolase domain-containing protein, with protein MPSLEHTYDRGGSGELSAPRLRHDTPERAGLDPEELRHLVRQVHDLTTGDRPWAAGTVVVAGRGPVIAVEEAAGCAVRYSAYDPETDRGVELPPASRVPTTVDTPFDLASLTKLFTSVAAMQQIERGTLGIDARVGAYLPDFRAAARHGITVRQLLTHTSGLRPELPLYDCADDAERLSMLRTEAPVGEPGEYVYSDLNLLLLQFVLERISGRTLDVLIHEGITRPLGMTSTDFGPCPGAAATEDQRRPWAKADRGMLRGVVHDENAWALGGVAGHAGLFSTGRDLAIFCRTLLAGGSYGPARILGSDFVELLLTPPGLGFGVDQAWFMGELAGRGAVGHTGFTGTSVVLDPATDTFLVLLANTVHPRRRGADSGPRAAAGTRVARAVRG; from the coding sequence GTGCCGTCCTTGGAACACACGTACGATCGCGGAGGGAGTGGGGAGCTGAGCGCCCCGAGACTGCGCCACGACACCCCGGAACGGGCCGGCCTCGACCCCGAGGAACTCCGGCACCTGGTCCGGCAGGTCCACGACCTCACCACCGGCGACCGTCCTTGGGCGGCGGGCACCGTCGTGGTCGCCGGCCGCGGCCCGGTGATCGCCGTGGAGGAGGCGGCGGGCTGTGCCGTGCGCTACTCCGCCTACGACCCCGAGACCGACCGGGGCGTCGAACTACCTCCCGCCTCCCGCGTCCCGACGACGGTGGACACCCCCTTCGACCTGGCCTCCCTCACCAAACTGTTCACGTCGGTGGCGGCGATGCAGCAGATCGAGCGGGGCACGCTGGGCATAGACGCGAGGGTGGGCGCGTACCTGCCCGACTTCCGCGCGGCAGCCCGCCACGGCATCACCGTCCGCCAACTCCTCACCCACACCTCGGGCCTACGCCCCGAACTCCCCCTCTACGACTGTGCCGACGACGCCGAACGCCTGTCGATGCTCCGAACGGAGGCGCCGGTGGGGGAGCCGGGCGAGTACGTCTACTCGGACCTGAACCTCCTCCTGCTCCAGTTCGTCCTGGAACGCATCAGCGGCCGCACGCTCGACGTCCTCATCCACGAGGGCATCACCCGCCCGCTCGGCATGACGTCCACGGACTTCGGCCCCTGCCCCGGCGCGGCGGCGACGGAGGACCAACGCCGCCCCTGGGCCAAGGCGGACCGGGGCATGCTGCGGGGCGTCGTCCACGACGAGAACGCGTGGGCGCTCGGTGGCGTGGCCGGCCACGCGGGCCTCTTCTCGACGGGCCGCGACCTGGCGATCTTCTGCCGCACGCTGCTGGCGGGCGGTTCCTACGGCCCCGCCCGCATCCTGGGATCCGACTTCGTGGAGTTGTTGCTAACCCCGCCCGGTCTGGGCTTCGGGGTCGATCAGGCGTGGTTCATGGGGGAGTTGGCGGGGCGGGGGGCGGTGGGGCACACCGGGTTCACGGGGACGTCGGTGGTGTTGGATCCGGCTACGGATACGTTTTTGGTGTTGCTGGCGAACACGGTGCATCCGCGGAGGCGGGGGGCGGACAGCGGGCCGCGGGCGGCTGCGGGGACGCGGGTGGCTCGGGCGGTTCGGGGCTGA
- a CDS encoding small ribosomal subunit Rsm22 family protein, translating into MNDPVAPAETLRTALARLLDGLPPRQAAGAVERLIGNYRGATPTDAPILRDRADVAAYAAYRMPATFEAVRSALDAFADAVPDWAPQGHVDVGGGTGSATWAVAATWGGDRPVTVLDWAEPALALGKEIAAANPSLSNTSWRRARIGSALTLDPTDLVTVSYVLNELTAPDRTALVDAAASAAQAVVIVEAGTPAGYARVIEARNRLIAAGFHIAAPCPHSAACPIAPGEDWCHFSARVSRSSLHRQVKGGSLPYEDEKFSYVAAARFPVEPAPARVVRRPQIRKGQVLLDLCETDEQLRRTTVTKRHGDLYKAARDTDWGDPWPP; encoded by the coding sequence GTGAACGACCCCGTGGCCCCGGCCGAAACCCTGCGTACCGCTCTAGCCCGCCTGCTCGACGGGCTTCCGCCGAGGCAGGCTGCCGGGGCGGTGGAGCGCCTGATCGGCAACTATCGCGGGGCCACCCCGACCGACGCCCCGATCCTCAGGGACCGTGCGGACGTCGCGGCCTACGCGGCCTATCGGATGCCGGCGACTTTCGAAGCCGTACGTTCCGCACTGGACGCCTTCGCGGACGCCGTACCCGACTGGGCCCCGCAGGGACACGTGGACGTCGGCGGCGGAACCGGTTCCGCGACCTGGGCCGTCGCCGCGACCTGGGGCGGTGATCGCCCGGTGACCGTCCTCGACTGGGCCGAGCCCGCGCTCGCCCTGGGGAAAGAGATCGCCGCCGCCAACCCGAGCCTGAGCAACACCAGTTGGCGCCGCGCACGCATCGGGTCCGCACTCACCCTCGACCCCACCGACCTCGTCACCGTCTCCTACGTCCTCAACGAACTCACCGCCCCCGACCGAACCGCCCTCGTGGACGCCGCCGCATCCGCAGCCCAAGCTGTGGTGATCGTCGAAGCCGGCACCCCGGCCGGTTACGCCCGCGTCATCGAGGCCCGGAACAGACTGATCGCCGCCGGTTTCCACATCGCCGCCCCCTGCCCGCACAGCGCCGCCTGCCCGATCGCCCCCGGCGAGGACTGGTGCCACTTCTCGGCGCGGGTCAGCCGTTCGTCCCTGCACCGGCAGGTCAAGGGCGGCTCCCTGCCGTACGAGGACGAGAAGTTCAGCTACGTGGCCGCCGCCCGCTTCCCCGTCGAACCCGCCCCCGCCCGCGTCGTACGCCGCCCGCAGATCCGCAAGGGCCAGGTACTCCTCGACCTCTGCGAGACCGACGAGCAGCTGCGCCGGACGACGGTCACCAAGCGCCACGGCGACCTGTACAAGGCGGCACGGGACACGGACTGGGGCGACCCCTGGCCGCCGTAG
- a CDS encoding bifunctional DNA primase/polymerase, whose protein sequence is MSATFGGRTGRQGKLSSWLRGRRPQEAPDDGSGREALLLAAAEAGLPLAPAAHPAPGYRCSCDRVGCPTPARHPVSFAWQTQSTTDRAQIERWARHQPQANFITATGMVNDVLDVPLEAGHEALERLLAAGVEVGPVAASDDGRLLFFTLTRGTPEDEDEWWPCELDCHPETMDEHPGLRWHCRGSYVLVPPAQLPGENQSVHWVRGPEHPLPDPLTLLETLTDACARHAGAEPDHENSAWPLGR, encoded by the coding sequence ATGAGCGCGACGTTCGGTGGCCGGACCGGTCGGCAGGGCAAACTCTCCTCGTGGCTGCGCGGACGCCGCCCGCAGGAGGCCCCCGACGACGGCAGCGGACGCGAGGCGCTGCTGCTGGCCGCCGCCGAGGCGGGCCTGCCGCTCGCCCCCGCCGCGCACCCCGCCCCGGGCTACCGATGTTCGTGCGACCGTGTGGGCTGCCCCACACCGGCCCGCCACCCCGTGTCGTTCGCCTGGCAGACGCAGTCCACCACCGACCGCGCCCAGATCGAGCGCTGGGCCCGCCACCAGCCGCAGGCCAACTTCATCACCGCGACCGGCATGGTCAACGACGTCCTGGACGTACCCCTCGAAGCGGGCCACGAGGCACTGGAGCGGCTGCTCGCCGCCGGTGTCGAGGTCGGCCCGGTCGCCGCGAGTGACGACGGACGGCTGCTCTTCTTCACCCTCACCCGCGGCACCCCCGAGGACGAGGACGAATGGTGGCCCTGTGAACTGGACTGCCACCCCGAGACGATGGACGAACACCCCGGCCTGCGCTGGCACTGCCGAGGCTCCTACGTCCTGGTCCCCCCGGCCCAACTCCCCGGCGAGAACCAGTCCGTTCACTGGGTACGCGGCCCCGAGCACCCCCTGCCCGACCCGCTGACCCTCCTCGAAACCCTCACGGACGCCTGCGCCCGCCACGCCGGCGCGGAACCGGACCACGAGAACTCGGCCTGGCCACTGGGCCGTTGA
- the efeU gene encoding iron uptake transporter permease EfeU, with product MFSNYLIGLREGLEASLVVCILIAYLVKTDRRDALRPIWIGIVVAVLIAMGFGCALEFGSQEMTFQAQEALGGSLSILAVGLVTWMVFWMRRTARHLKAELHGKLDAALAMGTGALVATAFLAVGREGLETALFVWASVHAASDGTPRPLVGVGLGLATAVLLGWLFYRGALKINLAKFFTWTGAMLVVVAAGVLAYGFHDLQEADWVPGLTKLAFDISDTIPPDSWYGTLLKGVFNFQPDPTVLQITVWLLYLVPTLALFFAPVGFASGKGKVKTPDEQGSQPSKAPQA from the coding sequence GTGTTCTCGAACTATCTGATCGGTCTGCGCGAGGGGCTCGAAGCCAGTCTCGTCGTCTGCATCCTGATCGCCTATCTGGTCAAGACGGACCGGCGGGACGCGCTGCGGCCGATCTGGATCGGCATCGTCGTCGCGGTGCTCATCGCGATGGGCTTCGGCTGCGCGCTCGAATTCGGCTCGCAGGAGATGACGTTCCAGGCGCAGGAGGCGCTCGGCGGTTCGCTGTCGATCCTCGCGGTCGGTCTGGTGACGTGGATGGTGTTCTGGATGCGGCGCACCGCCCGGCACCTGAAGGCCGAACTGCACGGCAAGTTGGACGCGGCGCTCGCGATGGGCACGGGTGCGCTGGTCGCCACCGCGTTCCTCGCCGTCGGCCGCGAGGGCCTGGAGACCGCGCTGTTCGTGTGGGCGTCGGTGCACGCCGCGAGCGACGGCACCCCGCGCCCGCTGGTCGGCGTAGGACTGGGCCTGGCCACGGCCGTGTTGCTGGGCTGGCTGTTCTATCGCGGGGCATTGAAGATCAACCTCGCGAAGTTCTTCACCTGGACCGGCGCCATGCTGGTCGTCGTCGCGGCCGGTGTACTGGCGTACGGCTTCCACGACTTGCAGGAGGCCGACTGGGTCCCGGGGCTGACGAAGCTGGCCTTCGACATCAGCGACACGATCCCGCCGGACAGCTGGTACGGCACCCTCCTCAAGGGTGTCTTCAACTTCCAGCCGGACCCGACCGTCCTACAGATCACGGTGTGGCTGCTGTACCTGGTCCCCACGCTCGCCCTGTTCTTCGCCCCGGTAGGGTTCGCCTCCGGGAAGGGGAAGGTGAAGACACCTGATGAGCAGGGATCGCAGCCCTCGAAGGCTCCGCAGGCTTGA